In Dermatophagoides farinae isolate YC_2012a chromosome 9, ASM2471394v1, whole genome shotgun sequence, a genomic segment contains:
- the l(3)87Df gene encoding cytochrome c oxidase assembly factor COX20 lethal (3) 87Df, with translation MTIDENVIEGLQDDQDGKQIMLFGTDITKIPCFKNSLLTGIYAGFGCGIASFLATSRVLQSTNISILSFVLVTYGYWFNCRIKWAKDNFNCRQAEGTFAEEIESIKSRKKKMTD, from the exons atgaccatCGACGAGAACGTAATCGAAGGGTTGCAAGATGATCAAGATGGCAAACAG ATAATGCTGTTTGGCACGGACATAACAAAAATACCATGTTTCAAGAATTCACTCTTAACTGGTATATATGCCGGTTTTGGCTGTGGTATAGCCTCGTTTCTGGCTACAA GTAGAGTGTTACAATCGACAaacatttccattttatcGTTTGTTTTGGTTACCTATGGCTACTGGTTTAATTGTCGAATAAAATGGGCCAAAGATAATTTCAATTGCCGCCAAGCAGAAGGAACATTTGCCGAGgaaattgaatcgatcaaATCACGCAAGAAAAAGATGACTGACTGA
- the mv gene encoding lysosomal-trafficking regulator mauve encodes MVTTIGPQKLRQLWQTCQLDSKNEPKEKRNHLIRLLDCCLVYFEELHDERPEEAALNQLQRTTHYCIGNWLIHQFIIDLSNQSHSKCSHNNGSDNETDRLFDEYFLHDDHGVGFKFLQCFSHFLAHEGGTCIYNLELAKILILVLNHFLNDDDDNDNDHVECNANSKQQARIDWSSIKSETNFKEDLYLKTVSRNDEILSPIKVKCWFKSRDGSNLFGQNKSSKRYARDYGSSSSDDEPDHREPFTKIPCLITTINNTIEHPMIGANYEKPTKTQLIWTLESLLSKLVSFEKNGFRVLQKDDNQLVSILIIRELSYLMHKSVDNITNQIIELNHLLLASCMVVCHHKPFTGIELIDRVGLIESWMKYVNTNIVYNESIETGNCLLSLMITISQSLTMQSSSTDMNKPIGLFHSFITLMFASNEPDNNDDDDEDEKHANLASFLMNIFQSSIKHDPPLYRMIDLLKQLHIAIQYNQALSMHRQICRRKRRHIRCNLAPLIVHHHFHINLSWSHNDDYCPSALLYSLLVRVIFIVAKWNATNESLLNHVCHQLSQLISCCCVLRRYCKHLLFMAITATGPFAASIRHAIFNVIELNVRIQRHQSHQINKTRKSPSAQFIDECSFCASTSSSNDGQNVKRSNEPTTAVQQQYEQEPSPLYSEGYATDNGNCCWLSDAHHHHHRTQSVSSDRKSTIESDNCLMSSLSHHYRTLLRSDSIAIRQSVYRHLYNLFSFVDGHCQQSILVHIILPVISDDGHSQSYPSDVSVFVLRLLIAAATTVTPLSGGKRKAQQIQSGRQLLQTISKMKAWPAIIEYISNPNHKASDNDNNSHSHHAHNDLACLSIQLLRNLLICELTDNKQSFETIAIIIDLFAEHFDQCILRKTMQHFESNTCPKMESLEQYIDFYKHHSFDILIDDESVNLRIDCLSQTFSSLDRLLWLANSTIELYPQLANLLNNEPYNFTSKLWLHTCKLLKQTLNEMKLLALLPQPQQKHLLFCEQSIGLMEPLLSLIQRLEPIDSTTTTLGQFVVDKLDTLIEANTITQWPIYESLIMTKLMGQLLQMILRVSFDCPIINDQHIHLWTNSCTDLLSILDCQQQQRALSFDSVMSDHNDDNCDDNFDCNGHDDAGYEADIECLVRQTKIRDQGLSVKESPSRPASLCNVPLCRQVLEFLSKWLTAKKKLLLLTQHQIDLNLKNELNMVAICFNQLIGYCRDNPDNIAIMAEANFSQTLMQHFRFILSSSSSHYKPVKKLLFDLFILLTRNRLTSESIRMCIDLFKEKDADYESLLSIMNKILFPPNIVGRNHCSIGVGGGSSSPQHFVQFPTTRLCSESTKKTKTDWLDELICSMNDDHYNGHGDSGDSDNDISLRSFAMAIPLNGSVIKHQIPLRCTLACWIFLEKRAPFVEKNKNQKPSHDGQMHICSLVLDCITMEMWFDFLYNRFVYRLSKKSNGKVFCLNESFMPSSVDLLGCWNLICVNFEEQCVNRAHCIQISHTVNGGREKFVKWSYPSTLFNDHAHRASELSSANCALLLGSIQQSNITDFHYKLSNVMFFKQHLQPFGRILLLSLGPDFSHFHHLGDDIIQRDQYFVLPRQLITTDESNVDMLTSLMSSSANSVSNSSQSITANLVMLYRASTPNLYYLWPAQPESNTTSLINPLLRTLLARTNNQLITSDEQEARLYRIKLNGKLDAGCNGAVVVKTIADIGGISVFVFLLLYLMEHTDSQQVWNQSLELILHTYNSHYYNRLMFDRHHEAYALLSYALDRSAKSPTTSMLKTFAQFALHWHPNNSQYPVIIVPSNIALFIDSWRVWVKNSTTSKLFVQTLMSLTEPCNPFQAYNLLLLQRTNAFDHLMRMIKNVHLNYNIIDHNHGNIVSDSSDQLIRLIQSLIENECDKQPQLLQAVVDCLLLLQPTEWLHVNQTKASFYYIFPSTWKTIKDDTGEANNDPDMIELKNLSKRPQLSFLHSTVDDEDDDSGNNLDDDDDDDDWEIVTEFVDTVSCEHTATTIEQQQQQQPTPSFSNNQDCQLITRELIRLLDKYVDQMFANDYLVSLVESCSVDRNVSLFDFLIVLVNNPSGQVRQQALATFFKLFQLSCQSANSEQEWLKRKTLGLLLVSNQLYNYYADEHIMNSCVAFLFNVTNQRRIDDLCKHPESSVDLKRMVMKVSLENFIPLLALLPKCLHPISLCYRILQLMYQIVDKMTIVQLDELHKQYGLAQSLTKLLINVNTQLSIPAEDMNKYNREHLNEAIYRIVANISSAYNHHQCNDVQLYDHFIHDLVNYYAMIERKISAQVAATFRNVQVTIFRSCFEAFDRIIHAWSTTSDDTKPKAIVLQPKTMFDRIKMVAQKSVDFVVCRNAKIGLGQKEKYFQRELLYHLLQLIDQIENESLKVSRINKKSVAWFKCLSNGRDFFKALLNQLVTFLMSHLQSIDDRIFCLHLFYEKTNQFDQIKQFVDTKHDGQFIFLMDEFLRDLIEFGVRELNIFSWSAMENAEPFVSVNDSYIADDNDNNDDDDYRRQQQPTAILMSHVYRKFRRQFDLDGKDQYFYKSVLAAWHERVQEAQTKYETKLLRSSSRIFANMSLVFDKVLDEASRLNDRIIVAQQAEKKRYISHLKREQLDNRATQKRLVQLIGHLLQEKSCWFLPEYYPQSWELSPFESQGRVRTKMERCFLEMDDRYVMSNDRQLRSKQLFSTLMDDPVQSSANFFSTISINELTRPPPAQAPDESNGNGCLASHPDTDVLLFTSMANVILYDDQIEGEILVKRNKIQFICNGSGQAATSHRFDSFSSKRAFFQNFSIDMDEIQELIKCRYELQNKAIEIVLTSGLTYLIAFESNTARDECHQHLMQNRDLLVNLNESINLVSLTQMWRERRLSNFDYLMHLNRLSGRTFNDLMQYPVFPFVLADYSSHILNLLDGQSYRDLAKPIAVQKKEREKYYIDQYNYIETENNASGGGRPKSKNGDVVPFPGVTSTPYHYGAHYSNSGIVLYYLVRLPPYTQMFLHYQDRNFDLPDRSFHSIQTTWRLATEDSTNGFKEMIPEFFYLPEFLCNLERFDLGVRQNGERVNDVKLPPWSRGSARLFTLINRQALESNYVTQHLNHWFDLIFGYKQNGRAAVEAINVFHPATHFTADLSKIRDQVKRHALKTMIKTYGQMPSQLFQMPHPAIQTDVWFPVEDSHHNIPQSPAMGEVIGLKWGNYVGSPIYQTPVICFHKRFSLRIDRLVSLPTNDLLLLPPNSSPLVAYNQARNQFINTSYIIFYALCTWSPQHATIWFRNQQDKRLFNAEMNSLLDEICICESIPDYEWILVGYRSGTIIAFSLKFDKQYDLHAIQLKDRPSLFVGHQSAITSITINRNFNVALSTDSNGRCIVWDMNKQQYLRTILDTNHHNVLVSMSTISNTLGDMAVVTYTTSKQVLTSQLYVFTLNGQPVADIHTNRSEPYITAVCYSSCPEGISINVICTGLSDGSIKLWSSWDLTLIRIIHSDLISLSLNSSPIISMCYSYKCDLFYLLTRDNCLIALKNGLLAVSSSSASSSSSSSSSTLNSSSSSSSRSDNFRILNLTNLGPPV; translated from the exons ATGGTAACCACAATCGGACCACAGAAATTGCGACAATTGTGGCAAACCTGTCAGCTTGATTCGAAAAATGAACCAAAG GAGAAAcgaaatcatttgattcgcTTGCTGGATTGTTGTCTGGTCTATTTCGAAGAATTGCATGATGAAAGACCAGAAGAAGCAGCATTGAATCAATTGCAACGAACCACACATTATTGCATTGGCAATTGGctcattcatcaattcatcattgatcttAGCAATCAAAGTCATTCCAAATGCAGCCACAATAATGGCAGTGATAATGAGACTGATCGattgtttgatgaatattttctaCACGATGACCATGGTGTTGGATTCAAGTTCCTACAATGTTTCAGTCATTTTCTGGCCCACGAAGGTGGCACTTGTATCTATAATCTCGAATTGGCCAAAATACTCATTCTAGTCCTCAATCATTTTCtcaacgatgacgacgacaacgacaacgaccaTGTTGAATGTAATGCAAACAGCAAACAACAAGCTCGAATCGATTGGTCGTCGATTAAAAgtgaaacaaatttcaaagaGGATCTCTATCTGAAAACAGTAAGccgaaatgatgaaattctatCGCCGATCAAAGTGAAATGCTGGTTCAAGAGCAGAGATGGCTCCAATTTGTTTggacaaaacaaatcatcgAAACGATATGCTCGCGATTATGGTAGTAGCagtagtgatgatgaacctGATCACCGAGAGCCATTCACAAAGATTCCATGTCTAATCACAACAATTAACAACACCATTGAACATCCAATGATAGGTGCCAATTACGAAAAGCCCACAAAAACTCAACTCATCTGGACATTGGAAAGCTTATTATCCAAATTGGTCTCGTTTGAAAAGAATGGATTTCGTGTCTTGCAAAAAGACGACAATCAACTAGTGTCCATATTGATCATACGCGAATTATCCTATCTGATGCATAAATCCGTGGACAATATaaccaatcaaatcatcgaattgaatcatttacTATTGGCTAGTTGTATGGTTGTTTGCCATCATAAACCATTCACCGGAATCGAACTAATCGATAGAGTCGGATTGATCGAATCTTGGATGAAATACGTGAACACGAACATTGTATACAATGAATCCATTGAGACTGGTAATTGCTTGTTAAGCTTAATGATAACCATATCACAATCGCTGACAATGCAGTCATCGTCTACAGATATGAACAAACCAATTGGTTTGTTTCACTCGTTTATAACGTTAATGTTTGCATCCAATGAACccgataataatgacgatgatgatgaggatgagaAACACGCGAATCTGGCCTCATTTCTGATGAACATTTTCCAATCTTCGATCAAACACGATCCGCCACTATATCGGATGATTGATTTACTCAAACAATTACACATCGCCATCCAATATAACCAGGCGTTGTCCATGCACAGACAAATTTGCCGTCGCAAACGACGTCATATTCGATGTAATCTGGCTCCATTGAttgtacatcatcattttcacatcaatttatcatggtcgcacaatgatgattactgTCCTTCCGCCTTGTTATATTCGCTTTTGGTCAGAGTGATATTCATTGTAGCCAAATGGAATGCAACCAATGAATCATTACTTAATCATGTGTGTCATCAGCTATCGCAATTGAtctcttgttgttgtgtgttgCGTAGATATTGCAAACATTTACTGTTTATGGCTATCACAGCTACCGGACCATTTGCAGCGTCCATACGACATGCCATATTCAatgtgattgaattgaatgtacGAATTCAACGGCATCAAAGCCATCAAATCAACAAGACTAGAAAATCGCCATCAGcacaattcattgatgaatgtaGCTTTTGTGCATCCACTAGTAGTTCAAACGATGGCCAAAACGTGAAACGATCGAATGAACCAACAACAGCAGTACAACAACAGTATGAACAAGAACCATCTCCCCTGTACAGTGAAGGCTATGCTACCGATAATGGCAACTGTTGTTGGTTATCGgatgctcatcatcatcatcatcgaacacAATCCGTATCGAGTGATCGAAAATCAACCATTGAATCGGATAATTGTCTGATGAGTTCATTATCGCATCACTATCGTACATTGCTACGGTCTGATTCGATTGCCATCAGGCAATCGGTTTATCGACATTTGTATAATTTATTCTCATTCGTTGATGGCCATTGTCAGCAATCAATATTGGTCCATATCATACTACCAGTCATATCTGATGATGGCCACAGTCAATCATACCCATCCGATGTTAGTGTTTTCGTTTTACGGTTACTAATTGCTGCTGCTACCACCGTTACACCGTTATCCGGTGGCAAACGAAAAGCTCAACAAATACAAAGCGGTCGACAATTGCTGCAGACGATTTCCAAGATGAAAGCCTGGCCTGCTATCATTGAATACATTTCAAATCCGAATCATAAAGCGTctgacaatgataataatagtcATTCGCATCACGCACATAACGATTTAGCCTGTCTTAGTATCCAGCTATTGCGTAATTTGCTCATCTGTGAACTGACcgacaacaaacaatcgTTTGAAACGAttgccattatcattgatctATTCGCCGAacattttgatcaatgtaTCCTGCGCAAAACGATGCAACATTTCGAATCAAACACGTGTCCAAAAATGGAATCATTGGAGCAATATATTGACTTTTACAAACACCATAGCTTCGACATtctcattgatgatgaatcagtGAATTTGCGAATCGATTGTTTATCGCAGACATTCTCTAGCTTGGATCGACTATTATGGCTAGCAAATAGCACAATAGAGCTTTATCCACAGTTGGCCAATCTGTTAAATAATGAACCCTATAACTTTACGTCGAAATTGTGGCTACATACTTGTAAATTActcaaacaaacattgaacgaaatgaaattacTAGCCCTGCTTCCACAGCCACAACAAAAACACTTGCTATTCTGTGAACAATCGATTGGACTGATggaaccattattatcactcATACAACGACTAGAACCGATAGATTCAACAACTACCACACTTGGTCAATTCGTTGTCGATAAATTGGATACTCTTATCGAAGCAAATACAATCACACAATGGCCCATTTATGAATCGCTAATAATGACCAAATTGATGGGTCAATTATTGCAGATGATTCTTCGCGTGTCATTCGATTGTCCAATCATTAATGATCAACACATTCATCTGTGGACCAATAGTTGCACTGATTTACTGTCCATTCTagattgtcaacaacaacaacgagcCCTCTCATTCGACAGTGTTATGAGTGATCATAATGACGATAATTGTGATGACAATTTCGATTGTAATGGCCACGATGATGCTGGCTATGAAGCTGATATTGAATGCTTGGttagacaaacaaaaattcgtGATCAAGGTTTGTCCGTCAAAGAATCGCCTTCACGTCCAGCATCTCTTTGCAACGTTCCTCTTTGTCGTCAAGTGTTGGAATTCTTGAGCAAATGGTTAACGGCGAAAAAGAAACTGCTGCTGCTAACGCAACACCAAATTGATCTCAACTTGAAGAACGAATTGAACATGGTTGCCATTTGCTTCAATCAACTGATTGGTTATTGCCGCGATAATCCAGACAACATTGCCATCATGGCTGAAGCCAATTTCAGTCAAACATTAATGCAGCATTTCCGTTTCATTTTATCCTCATCGAGCAGCCACTATAAAccagtgaaaaaattgttattcGATCTGTTCATCTTGTTAACCCGTAATCGATTGACATCAGAATCAATACGAATGTGCATCGATctattcaaagaaaaagacgCCGACTATGAATCACTTTTGTccataatgaacaaaatactTTTTCCCCCCAATATTGTTGGCCGAAATCATTGTTCGAtcggtgttggtggtggtagtagttCACCTCaacattttgttcaatttccGACCACCAGATTGTGCTcggaatcaacaaaaaaaaccaaaactgATTGGCTCGACGAATTGATCTGTTCGATGAATGATGACCACTATAATGGACATGGTGATAGTGGTGATAGTGACAATGACATTTCGTTGCGATCATTTGCTATGGCCATACCGCTGAATGGCTCAGTGATCAAACACCAGATTCCGTTACGATGTACGTTGGCATGCTGGATTTTCCTCGAGAAACGAGCTCCATTTgttgagaaaaacaaaaatcaaaagccAAGCCATGATGGTCAGATGCACATTTGTTCGTTGGTATTGGACTGTATCACCATGGAAATGTGGTTTGACTTTCTCTACAATCGTTTCGTGTATCGGTTATCCAAGAAAAGCAATGGCAAAGTGTTTTGTCTGAATGAAAGTTTTATGCCGAGCAGTGTTGATCTGCTTGGCTGTTGGAATCTGATTTGCGTCAATTTCGAAGAACAGTGTGTCAATCGAGCCCATTGCATTCAAATTAGTCACACTGTGAACGGTGGCCGcgaaaaatttgtcaaatgGTCATATCCATCCACTTTGTTCAATGACCATGCACATCGAGCCAGTGAATTATCGTCCGCCAATTGTGCTTTGCTTCTCGGTTCtattcaacaatcaaacattACCGACTTTCATTACAAACTGTCCAATGTGATGTTCTTCAAACAACACCTTCAACCATTTGGTCGTATTTTGCTCCTTTCATTAGGACCTGATTTTagtcattttcatcatcttggcGATGACATTATTCAACGTGATCAATACTTTGTTCTACCACGACAATTGATCACCACTGATGAATCCAATGTGGACATGTTGACCTCATTGATGTCGTCGTCGGCAAATTCCGTATCGAACtcatcacaatcaatcaCGGCCAATCTAGTCATGCTATATCGGGCATCAACACCAAACTTGTACTATTTGTGGCCTGCACAACCGGAATCAAACACAACCAGTCTGATCAATCCATTATTACGAACATTGCTTGCGCgcacaaacaatcaattaattacaTCTGATGAACAAGAAGCTCGATTgtatcgaatcaaattgaatggcAAACTGGATGCTGGTTGCAATGGAGCCGTTGTTGTCAAAACGATCGCCGACATTGGTGGCATTTCCGTTTTCGTGTTTCTTTTGCTTTATCTGATGGAACACACCGATAGTCAACAAGTATGGAACCAGTCTCTGGAATTGATTCTGCACACATACAATagccattattataatcgtTTGATGTTTGATCGTCACCATGAAGCATATGCTTTGCTGTCATATGCGTTGGATAGATCGGCAAAATCGCCCACAACATCAATGCTGAAAACTTTTGCTCAGTTTGCGTTGCATTGGCATCCAAACAATAGCCAATATCCGGTGATAATTGTCCCGTCAAACATTGCTTTGTTCATCGATTCATGGCGTGTTTGGGTTAAAAATTCAACGACAAGCAAACTATTCGTTCAAACGCTCATGTCTCTTACTGAACCTTGCAACCCTTTTCAAGCCTACAATTTGCTTCTGCTGCAACGAACCAATGCATTCGACCATCTGATGCGTATGATAAAAAACGTTCATTTGAATTACAACATCATTGACCATAACCATGGTAACATTGTTTCCGATTCATCCGACCAATTGATACGTCTCATTCAGAGTCTGATTGAGAATGAATGCGACAAACAGCCACAATTGCTTCAAGCTGTCGTGGACTGTCTACTTCTTTTGCAGCCCACCGAATGGCTGCACGTAAATCAAACGAAAGCCTCGTTCTATTacatttttccatcaacatGGAAAACGATCAAAGATGATACTGGTGAAGCTAACAACGATCCAgatatgattgaattgaaaaatctgaGCAAACGACCGCAACTTTCTTTCTTACACTCAACCGTAGATGATGAGGACGATGATTCTGGTAacaatcttgatgatgatgatgatgatgatgattgggaAATTGTCACAGAATTCGTCGACACTGTCAGCTGTGAACATACAGCCACCacaattgaacaacaacaacaacaacagccgaCACCCAGTTTTAGCAACAACCAAGATTGCCAGTTGATCACACGggaattgattcgattgcTTGATAAATACGTTGATCAGATGTTCGCCAATGATTATCTCGTGTCATTAGTTGAATCTTGTTCGGTGGACAGAAATGTCTCTTTATTCGATTTCCTTATTGTCCTGGTGAACAATCCATCTGGCCAGGTTAGACAGCAGGCTTTGGCCACATTTTTCAAGCTCTTTCAACTTTCATGCCAATCGGCCAATTCAGAGCAAGAATGGTTGAAACGAAAAACTCTTGGTCTGTTGCTGGTATCGAATCAATTGTACAACTATTACGCTGATGAACATATAATGAACAGCTGTGTGGCATTTCTGTTCAATGTGACCAACCAACGTCGAATCGATGACCTGTGCAAACATCCAGAATCGTCGGTCGATTTGAAACGTATGGTGATGAAAGTTTCGTTGGagaattttattccattGCTTGCATTGTTGCCAAAGTGTTTGCACCCGATAAGCCTATGTTATCGAATCCTGCAGCTCATGTATCAAATTGTCGACAAGATGACCATCGTCCAGTTGGATGAACTACACAAACAATACGGCCTAGCGCAATCATTAACgaaattgttgatcaatgTCAATACACAACTATCGATCCCAGCCGAAGACATGAACAAATATAACCGAGAACATCTGAACGAGGCAATCTATCGAATCGTTGCAAACATTAGTTCTgcatataatcatcatcaatgcaaTGATGTACAGCTCTACGACCATTTCATCCACGATTTGGTCAATTATTATGCCATGATTGAGCGTAAAATATCGGCTCAAGTGGCTGCCACATTCCGTAACGTTCAGGTGACGATATTTCGTTCCTGCTTTGAAGCATTCGATCGAATTATCCATGCATGGTCCACAACAAGTGATGATACGAAACCGAAAGCTATTGTTTTGCAGCCGAAAACAATGTTTGACCGTATCAAAATGGTGGCGCAAAAATCTGTCGACTTTGTTGTCTGCCGAAATGCCAAAATTGGTTTGGGCCAGAAAGAGAAATACTTTCAACGAGAACTGCTCTATCATTTGCTTCAACTAATTGATCAGATTGAGAACGAATCGTTAAAAGTGTCGCGAATAAACAAGAAAAGTGTAGCCTGGTTCAAATGTCTATCGAATGGTCGAGACTTTTTCAAAGCGTTGCTTAATCAACTAGTCACATTCCTCATGTCTCATTtgcaatcaatcgatgatcgAATCTTTTGCTTGCATCTGTTTTACGAGAAAACCAATCAATTCGACCAGATCAAACAATTTGTCGACACCAAACACGATGGTCAATTTATCTTCCTGATGGATGAATTTCTTCGTGATCTAATCGAGTTCGGAGTAAGAGAATTGAACATTTTCAGCTGGTCTGCGATGGAAAATGCCGAGCCATTTGTCTCGGTCAATGATAGCTACATTGctgacgacaacgacaacaacgacgacgacgactaccGCCGCCAACAACAGCCAACGGCAATATTAATGAGCCATGTTTACCGAAAATTTCGAcgtcaatttgatttggatgGCAAGGATCAATACTTTTACAAATCGGTGCTTGCCGCATGGCATGAACGCGTACAAGAAGCACAAACTAAATACGAAACTAAATTGCTCCGTTCTTCTAGTCGGATATTTGCCAACATGTCCTTGGTGTTTGATAAGGTGCTTGATGAAGCCTCCAGACTCAACGATCGAATAATTGTGGCTCAACAGGCCGAAAAGAAACGATACATTTCACATCTGAAACGGGAACAACTTGACAATCGAGCCACCCAAAAGCGACTGGTTCAATTAATCGGCCACTTGTTACAGGAAAAAAGTTGCTGGTTTCTGCCTGAATACTATCCGCAGAGTTGGGAATTGAGTCCATTCGAAAGTCAAGGTCGTGTTCGTACCAAAATGGAACGTTGTTTTCTTGAAATGGATGATCGCTACGTCATGAGCAACGACAGACAATTACGTTCGAAACAATTGTTTTCCACATTAATGGACGATCCAGTTCAATCATCGGCCAATTTCTTCAGCACCATTTCGATTAACGAACTAACCagaccaccaccagcacaAGCACCAGATGAAAGCAATGGCAATGGCTGTTTGGCTTCCCATCCGGACACTGATGTCTTACTGTTCACATCGATGGCCAATGTCATTCTCTACGATGATCAAATCGAAGGCGAAATCCTGgtcaaacgaaacaaaatccAATTCATCTGTAATGGCAGCGGCCAAGCTGCGACAAGTCATCGGTTCGATAGTTTTAGTTCGAAGCGTGCGTTTTTCCAGAATTTTTCCATCGACATGGATGAAATACAAGAACTGATCAAATGTCGATACGAACTGCAAAACAAAGCGATCGAGATTGTGCTCACATCTGGCCTAACCTATTTGATTGCGTTCGAATCAAACACTGCTCGTGATGAATGCCACCAACACCTTATGCAGAATCGTGACCTATTGGTCAATCTGAATGAATCCATCAACCTCGTTTCACTGACACAAATGTGGCGTGAAAGACGTCTTTCCAATTTCGACTATCTAATGCACTTGAACCGACTGAGTGGCAGAACGTTCAATGATCTGATGCAGTATCCGGTGTTTCCGTTCGTGTTGGCCGATTATTCTAGTCACATTCTGAATCTGTTGGATGGCCAGTCATATCGAGACCTGGCCAAACCGATTGccgtgcaaaaaaaagaacgagAAAAATATTACATCGACCAGTACAACTACATAGAAACGGAAAACAATgctagtggtggtggtcggcCAAAATCCAAGAATGGGGACGTCGTTCCATTTCCCGGTGTCACTTCAACGCCTTACCACTATGGAGCTCATTACAGCAACAGTGGCATTGTTCTCTATTATCTGGTTCGATTGCCACCATACACACAGATGTTTCTCCACTATCAGGATCGTAATTTCGACTTGCCCGATAGAAGTTTTCATTCGATCCAGACAACATGGCGATTGGCCACCGAAGATTCGACCAATGGCTTCAAGGAGATGATTCCTGAATTTTTCTATCTACCGGAATTCCTCTGCAATCTGGAACGATTCGATTTAGGCGTTCGTCAGAATGGTGAACGTGTGAATGATGTGAAACTACCGCCGTGGTCACGAGGCAGCGCTCGACTTTTTACTTTGATCAATCGCCAGGCATTGGAATCGAATTACGTGACCCAACACCTGAATCATTGGTTCGATCTGATCTTTGGCTACAAACAGAATGGTCGTGCAGCAGTCGAAGCCATCAATGTGTTTCATCCGGCCACCCACTTTACGGCCGATCTGTCCAAAATCAGAGACCAAGTCAAACGTCATGCACTGAAAACAATGATCAAAACTTATGGCCAAATGCCCAGTCAACTGTTCCAGATGCCTCATCCAGCAATACAGACCGATGTTTGGTTTCCGGTCGAAGACAGTCATCACAATATCCCGCAATCACCGGCCATGGGCGAAGTGATTGGACTGAAATGGGGTAATTATGTTGGATCGCCAATCTATCAGACGCCGGTTATTTGTTTTCACAAACGGTTTTCGCTTCGTATTGACCGTTTAGTTTCATTGCCTACCAACGATCTGTTGCTATTGCCACCGAATTCTTCACCCTTGGTCGCTTACAATCAGGCTagaaatcaatttatcaacaCTAGTTACATCATCTTTTACGCTTTGTGCACTTGGTCACCACAACATGCAACTATCTGGTTCCGTAATCAACAGGACAAACGGTTATTTAATGccgaaatgaattcattgcTTGATGAG aTTTGTATCTGTGAATCGATTCCCGACTATGAATGGATTTTGGTTGGCTATCGATCGGGCACAATCATTGccttttcattgaaatttgacAAACAATAC GATCTGCACGCTATCCAATTGAAAGATCGGCCATCGCTGTTTGTTGGTCATCAGTCAGCAATCACATCGATCACGATCAACAGGAATTTCAATGTAGCTCTATCCACCGATTCAAATGGACGATGCATTGTATGGGAcatgaacaaacaacaatatttgCGAACCATTTTGGAcactaatcatcataatgtatTGGTCTCGATGTCTACAATCAGTAACACGTTGGGTGATATGGCCGTGGTCACATATACGACTAGCAAACAAGTGCTTACCAGTCAACTTTATGTGTTTACACTGAATGGACAACCTGTGGCAGACATTCACACGAATCGTTCGGAACCATACATCACGGCCGTCTGTTATTCATCTTGTCCGGAAGGTATTTCTATCAATGTCATTTGCACTGGATTATCCGATGGCTCAATCAAGCTTTGGAGTTCATGGGATCTCACTCTTattcgaatcattcattcagatttgatatcattgtcattgaattCCAGTCCAATAATCAG TATGTGTTATTCGTACAAATGTGATTTATTTTACTTGCTCACTCGGGACAATTGCCTTATCGCCCTAAAGAATGGTCTGTTGGCCGTTTCGTCTTCTTCggcctcatcatcatcatcatcatcgtcatccaCATTaaattcatcgtcatcatcgtcatcaagaAGTGATAATTTCCGCATATTGAATCTGACCAATCTTGGCCCTCCtgtatga